The following proteins are co-located in the Apium graveolens cultivar Ventura chromosome 5, ASM990537v1, whole genome shotgun sequence genome:
- the LOC141660209 gene encoding uncharacterized protein LOC141660209 — protein MRLKQGESDSESEELKKFAKWVLDIGNGQVSPPRVCNFPVTENQILIPSQFCDVQTENTVDNMIRSMYPNLLIKGRVHKEFGGTDEDLNEAFPIEYLNSLNVAGMPPHDLKLKVVVVVMLMRNLNQTLGLCNGTRMIVTKCLRFCVECQVICGTFVGSKHFIPRMELSPSDTKMPFKLYYVAISRVTSPTGLTIFVDDESGAATNITQNVVYKEVFYGLPEA, from the exons ATGCGCTTGAAACAAGGTGAGAGTGATAGTGAAAGTGAAGAGCTTAAAAAGTTTGCAAAATGGGTACTTGACATTGGTAATGGCCAGGTCAGTCCACCTCGAGTCTGCAATTTCCCAGTCACTGAAAATCAAATTTTGATTCCATCTCAGTTCTGTGACGTACAAACTGAAAACACAGTTGATAACATGATTCGTAGCATGTATCCTAATTTGCTCATAAAGGGCCGAGTACACA AGGAATTTGGTGGGACAGATGAGGATCTCAATGAAGCCTTCCCAATAGAGTATTTGAACTCCTTAAATGTAGCTGGGATGCCACCTCATGATCTGAAACTGAAGGTTGTGGTTGTTGTTATGCTAATGCGTAATTTGAACCAAACCCTAGGTTTGTGTAATGGTACAAGGATGATTGTGACCAAATGCCTGAGATTCTGTGTGGAGTGTCAAGTAATATGTGGTACGTTTGTTGGTTCGAAGCATTTCATTCCACGTATGGAGCTTTCTCCCTCAGATACAAAGATGCCATTCAAATTG TACTATGTTGCTATTAGTCGAGTAACCTCACCCACTGGCCTCACTATAtttgttgatgatgagtctggtGCAGCTACAAATATCACCCAAAATGTTGTTTACAAAGAAGTTTTTTACGGCCTTCCAGAAGCTTAG
- the LOC141660206 gene encoding uncharacterized protein LOC141660206, with the protein MESSKVKECSFGLSFPMLTKTNYIAWSLKMKVFMQAHGVWDAIEPKEATTTVEDKVDIRAMTIIYRGIAEDLLLSIADKKTSKEAWDAIKTVHLCADNVKNAKVQTLKSEFEALTVKDTEQLDDFCMRLNGFVANIRTLGEEIEEEYMVKKIRACGHYAAGFRKPRRENEQTHEANLAQVNNDELTLLLAKCRGANDEIILLHEGGVSPKINKVGLEGQRDAIVWYLDNGASNHMIGYRLKFTKLDEGVRGKVNFGDGSTVEIHGK; encoded by the exons ATGGAATCCAGCAAGGTAAAGGAGTGCTCATTTGGTTTAAGTTTTCCGATGCTCACCAAAACAAACTACATAGCATGGTCGCTAAAAATGAAGGTTTTCATGCAAGCCCACGGTGTGTGGGATGCGATAGAACCTAAAGAAGCTACAACAACTGTCGAAGATAAGGTAGATATACGTGCAATGACCATAATCTACCGGGGAATTGCTGAGGACCTGTTACTGTCAATCGCAGACAAGAAAACCTCAAAAGAGGCGTGGGATGCCATCAAGACGGTGCATCTGTGTGCAGATAATGTAAAAAATGCGAAGGTTCAAACTCTCAAATCAGAGTTTGAAGCGCTCACTGTGAAGGACACTGAGCAACTTGACGATTTCTGCATGAGGCTGAACGGCTTCGTGGCCAATATACGTACGTTGGGAGAGGAGATCGAAGAAGAATACATGGTCAAGAAAATTCG TGCTTGCGGACACTATGCTGCGGGGTTCCGTAAACCGAGAAGAGAAAATGAGCAAACACATGAAGCAAACTTGGCCCAGGTAAATAATGATGAACTCACTCTTTTGTTGGCAAAGTGTCGAGGTGCTAATGATGAGATTATTTTGCTCCATGAAGGAGGAGTAAGCCCAAAAATAAACAAAGTTGGACTCGAAGGACAAAGGGACGCAATTGTATGGTACCTCGATAATGGGGCTAGTAACCACATGATTGGTTATCGTCTCAAGTTCACTAAATTGGATGAAGGAGTGAGAGGTAAAGTCAACTTTGGAGATGGATCTACAGTTGAGATACATGGGAAATGA
- the LOC141660205 gene encoding uncharacterized protein LOC141660205, with protein sequence MHAEIIACCTGEKIKTKKNATIVVFLGGCYRKKKGNDASDPGQVIHKVPANVMRYFPLKPRLQRLYMCKEYSKLMKWHDVGRQQDGKVRHPADTEAWKTIDADYPDFSLENRNVFRSSLRWIQPLSLNEPKSQYLAHYSPKNCIDVFMQPLIAELKELWEVGVNTYDALADEDFNLRARVLWTISDFPGYAMLSGWSTKGKLGCPVCHYETSSLYLKHSKKMCYMNHRKFLPSAHKWRMDTKRFNGAIEMGQCPSVLTGTDIEELLSGYVNQFGLQNKKFAIKKTTKAEVAVPLMKLSACLRALWSKVIDLEELEKLETEIVEVLCQFEMIFLSAFFDIMVHLLVHLTREVRLGGPQHLQNMFPIERYLAKLKSYVRNRSKPEGSIAEGYIAEECVTFCSRFLAADETTKNNMCSTVFERGPTQAEYHIGTRRNKDGTIIHLEDVDWKGTSRLGGRRHTAEFWDWLREEVRKMVEASSDLGVFALGPNRTARRFTGYVVNGYRFHTSDRDSRCTTQNSGVYLTAQTTSFSSSRYGNPIVGDVSYYGSIEDIIELDYCGLFTVVLFKCHWYQQQKDPHGHIRVNFNRLCHKSDPHVLAKQVQQVFYVEDPIEKNVHYVIKKLLREWCDNGNVDAHEDVNDTDLRETEFVCGLQTHVDEMSWMAEKHVNIGLYYGGEFQRTSYSGGDCLTIYNVDADM encoded by the exons ATGCATGCCGAAATAATTGCATGTTGTACTGGGGAGAAAATAAAGACAAAGAAAAATGCGACAATTGTGGTGTTTCTAGGTGGGTGTTACCGGAAAAAAAAAGGCAATGATGCTAGTGATCCGGGGCAGGTTATACACAAAGTGCCAGCTAATGTGATGAGGTACTTCCCTCTAAAGCCGAGATTGCAGAGGCTATACATGTGCAAGGAATATTCGAAACTAATGAAATGGCACGATGTGGGACGTCAACAGGATGGAAAAGTAAGACATCCGGCTGATACAGAGGCTTGGAAGACGATAGATGCTGACTATCCTGATTTTTCATTAGAAAATCGGAATGTGTTTAGGAGTAGCCTCAGATGGATTCAACCCCTATCGTTAAATGAACCTAAGTCACAGTACCTGGCCCATT ATTCACCAAAGAATTGTATTGATGTGTTCATGCAACCTTTAATTGCCGAGTTAAAAGAATTATGGGAGGTCGGCGTTAATACTTATGATGCCTTGGCTGATGAAGATTTTAATTTACGTGCTAGAGTGCTATGGACTATTAGCGATTTCCCGGGATATGCTATGTTGTCCGGATGGAGCACAAAAGGCAAACTAGGGTGTCCGGTCTGCCATTATGAAACTTCATCACTTTATTTGAAGCATAGCAAGAAAATGTGCTATATGAACCACCGAAAGTTTCTTCCTTCTGCACACAAGTGGAGAATGGATACTAAAAGGTTTAATGGCGCAATTGAAATGGGGCAGTGTCCTTCAGTTTTAACGGGAACTGACATTGAAGAGTTGTTGTCTGGGTATGTAAACCAATTCGGCCTGCAGAACAAAAAG TTTGCCATCAAAAAAACTACAAAGGCTGAGGTTGCAGTACCTTTGATGAAATTGAGTGCCTGCCTTAGAGCTCTATGGAGCAAGGTTATCGATTTGGAGGAGCTTGAGAAGTTGGAAACTGAAATCGTCGAGGTACTTTGCCAATTTGAGATGATTTTTCTATCAGCTTTCTTCGACATAATGGTGCACTTGCTTGTTCATCTAACTAGAGAAGTTAGACTTGGGGGACCTCAGCACCTTCAAAACATGTTCCCAATAGAGCGTTATCTTGCAAAATTGAAATCATACGTTCGTAATAGAAGTAAGCCGGAAGGTTCTATTGCAGAAGGTTACATAGCTGAAGAATGTGTAACATTTTGTTCAAGATTTTTGGCTGCTGATGAAACAACAAAAAACAACATGTGCTCAACAGTTTTCGAAAGAGGGCCAACACAAGCTGAATATCATATCGGAACGAGAAGGAATAAAGATGGAACTATTATTCATTTGGAAGATGTTGATTGGAAG GGAACATCAAGACTTGGTGGACGAAGACACACGGCAGAATTCTGGGACTGGTTACGAGAAGAAGTTAGGAAAATGGTGGAGGCTTCATCTGACTTGGGGGTGTTTGCGTTGGGGCCTAATCGAACAGCTAGAAGGTTTACTGGTTATGTTGTTAATGGCTATCGATTCCACACAAGTGATAGAGATTCTCGATGCACAACACAAAATAGTGGTGTATATTTGACTGCACAAACAACTAGTTTCTCTAGTTCTAGATACGGGAACCCTATAGTTGGGGATGTCAGCTACTACGGATCGATAGAAGATATCATAGAACTTGATTACTGTGGATTATTTACAGTTGTCCTATTTAAGTGTCATTGGTACCAACAACAAAAAGATCCACACGGTCACATTCGAGTAAATTTCAATAGGTTATGCCATAAATCTGATCCTCATGTCCTGGCCAAACAAGTGCAACAAGTTTTTTATGTGGAAGACCCAATCGAAAAGAATGTACATTACGTAATTAAGAAACTACTGAGGGAGTGGTGTGATAATGGAAACGTGGATGCACATGAAGATGTCAACGATACTGATCTCCGTGAGACTGAATTTGTTTGTGGACTTCAAACTCATGTTGATGAAATGAGTTG GATGGCAGAAAAACACGTTAATATTGGATTGTACTACGGTGGGGAGTTTCAGAGGACAAGTTACTCTGGTGGAGATTGCTTGACTATTTATAATGTAGATGCTGATATGTAG
- the LOC141660207 gene encoding uncharacterized protein LOC141660207, producing MLDETNQLVGEFRQQRDLYESDEIVELQITLKVIRSESGRECHISSTDEVAGIMVGDTEETCGDRDIVVNEKGKGLVRVSYVHPKLMALQYPLLFPRGEDGFHPKIKFQKTADSSCIPRGFLSVSRGDVDSSNTGKGIVLPAGYKMMEYVPGCIAPNCPDIISRVFRLKLDQLMADIKDKKHFGVCVGVMYVVEFQKRGHSHVHMSIWLDADSKKTSSKMWIIMYCARTTFDDSGFPMYMRRRTNIAVEIRKAELDNQWLKGHNRATVHVQRKRKRQVNDTGEGGIDEINAYFDGRYLCGVESAYRIFGFPIHHRSISVERLQFHLPGDKNCTFRANEALGKFAAREKNKFSKLEAFFYLNSVGINAQKYTYDEIPRFYMWNDGERKWTMRKRCFQIGRLCYVHHSTGEPWFLRLLLTKVRGATSFESLRTVNGVCHSTFRDACKEYGLLDDDKEWHEVLTQASAGRLPPQVRQLFVHIIVNCKVTDLKTLWSTHWKSMIDDILLRRRQSCPNTLFTLNDMQLQFYALGEIDALLQSVGKSLKKFDQLPQPPRSYLNNGINNLIIEETSYDTRKMEYETAKLLQDCTEEQRKIYDAVIQSIDTNIGGIFFVYGSGGCGKTFLWRTLICKLRSHGKIMLLVASSGIAATLMPGGRTAHSIFKIPIVLDECSTYNIAHDSNVAQLIKQTQLILWNEAPMQHRYAFECLDRSLKDIMKVVDPERYDMPFGGITVVLGGDFHQILPVFTYGDRADIVAACITRSRM from the exons ATGTTAGATGAGACTAATCAATTGGTTGGTGAGTTTAGGCAGCAGCGTGATTTGTATGAAAGCGATGAAATAGTTGAGCTGCAAATTACACTAAAAGTTATCAGATCTGAGAGTGGAAGAGAATGTCATATTTCTAGCACTGATGAAGTTGCTGGCATTATGGTTGGTGACACTGAAGAAACCTGTGGCGACCGTGATATAGTTGTTAACGAAAAAGGTAAAGGTTTAGTCCGTGTTTCTTATGTTCATCCGAAGTTGATGGCTTTACAGTACCCTTTACTCTTTCCACGTGGAGAAGATGGATTTCACCCAAAGATTAAATTTCAAAAGACTGCTGATAGTTCTTGCATACCACGTGGCTTTTT ATCTGTTAGCAGAGGTGATGTGGACAGTTCAAATACCGGTAAAGGTATAGTTCTGCCAGCTGGCTAC AAGATGATGGAGTATGTGCCTGGTTGCATTGCTCCAAACTGTCCTGACATCATATCAAGGGTGTTTAGGCTAAAACTTGATCAGTTAATGGCAGATATTAAGGACAAAAAACACTTTGGTGTTTGTGTTGGAG TTATGTATGTCGTCGAGTTTCAGAAAAGAGGCCATTCACATGTACATATGTCAATATGGCTAGATGCTGATTCAAAAAAAACCTCAAGCAAAATGTGGATAATTAT GTACTGTGCACGAACTACTTTTGATGACAGTGGCTTCCCGATGTATATGCGACGAAGGACAAACATTGCTGTTGAAATAAGGAAGGCTGAGCTAGACAACCAATGGCTA AAAGGCCATAATCGTGCTACCGTTCATGTCCAGAGAAAGAGAAAAAGGCAAGTGAATGACACTGGTGAGGGGGGAATAGATGAGATAAATGCATATTTTGATGGGAGATATTTATGCGGTGTTGAATCAGCCTATAGGATTTTTGGCTTCCCTATCCATCATAGAAGTATATCTGTTGAGAGACTTCAATTTCACTTACCAGGTGACAAAAACTGCACCTTCCGTGCCAATGAAGCACTAGGGAAATTTGCTGCCCGGGAGAAGAACAAGTTCAGTAAACTGGAAGCCTTTTTTTATTTAAACTCTGTTGGTATTAATGCACAAAAGTACACTTATGATGAAATCCCACGGTTTTATATGTGGAATGATGGTGAGAGGAAATGGACCATGAGGAAGCGTTGTTTTCAAATAGGTAGATTATGTTATGTACATCACAGTACAGGTGAGCCTTGGTTTCTTCGTTTATTGCTTACGAAGGTACGTGGTGCCACCTCCTTTGAGTCTTTACGTACCGTTAATGGAGTATGTCACAGTACATTTCGTGATGCATGTAAAGAGTATGGTTTACTTGACGATGATAAAGAATGGCATGAAGTGTTGACTCAAGCTTCTGCAGGTAGATTACCTCCCCAGGTTCGACAGCTTTTTGTCCATATTATTGTCAATTGTAAAGTCACTGATTTGAAGACTTTATGGAGTACACATTGGAAGAGCATGATTGATGACATTTTACTCAGACGACGTCAAAGTTGTCCAAATACCTTATTCACTCTTAATGACATGCAACTGCAGTTCTATGCTTTAGGAG AAATAGATGCGTTGCTCCAGTCAGTTGGTAAATCCTTGAAGAAATTTGATCAGTTGCCTCAACCTCCTCGCAGCTATTTGAACAATGGAATAAACAATTTGATAATTGAAGAGACAAGCTATGACACCAGGAAGATGGAGTATGAAACTGCCAAGCTACTACAGGACTGTACAGAGGAGCAGAGGAAAATATATGATGCAGTAATACAATCTATTGACACTAACATTGGAGGGATTTTCTTCGTTTATGGTAGTGGGGGTTGTGGAAAGACATTCTTATGGAGAACTCTTATTTGTAAGTTACGTTCACACGGTAAAATTATGCTACTAGTTGCTTCTTCAGGGATTGCTGCCACATTAATGCCCGGTGGTCGGACTGCGCACTCCATATTTAAAATTCCAATAGTTCTTGATGAATGTTCAACATATAATATTGCCCATGATTCAAATGTTGCACAACTCATAAAGCAGACACAACTAATATTATGGAACGAGGCACCTATGCAGCACAGGTACGCATTTGAATGCCTAGACCGATCGTTGAAGGATATCATGAAAGTTGTTGATCCAGAACGTTATGACATGCCGTTTGGCGGTATTACCGTAGTTCTGGGCGGTGATTTCCATCAAATCCTCCCAGTATTTACGTATGGAGATCgtgctgatattgtagctgcctGTATCACTAGGTCAAGGATGTAG